From Topomyia yanbarensis strain Yona2022 chromosome 1, ASM3024719v1, whole genome shotgun sequence, one genomic window encodes:
- the LOC131680002 gene encoding histone H2B-like — protein sequence MAPKASGKAVKKAGKATKAIVKGDKKKRKQRRKESYAIYIYKVLKQVHPDTGVSSKAMSIMNSFVNDIFERIASEASRLAHYNKRSTITSREIQTAVRLLLPGELAKHAVSEGTKAVTKYTSSK from the coding sequence ATGGCACCGAAAGCAAGTGGAAAAGCAGTCAAAAAAGCCGGCAAGGCAACGAAGGCCATTGTGAAGGGAGACAAGAAAAAACGCAAGCAACGGCGGAAGGAGAGCTATGCTATCTACATCTACAAAGTGTTGAAGCAAGTTCACCCAGACACCGGAGTTTCCTCGAAGGCCATGAGCATCATGAACAGCTTCGTTAACGACATCTTCGAACGCATTGCATCCGAAGCTTCTCGTCTTGCTCATTACAACAAGCGCTCTACGATCACTTCCCGCGAGATACAGACTGCTGTTCGTCTTCTGCTACCGGGAGAGTTGGCCAAACACGCTGTCTCGGAAGGCACCAAGGCTGTCACTAAGTATActagctccaagtaa
- the LOC131679979 gene encoding histone H2A, which produces MSGRGKGGKVKGKAKSRSNRAGLQFPVGRIHRLLRKGNYAERVGAGAPVYLAAVMEYLAAEVLELAGNAARDNKKTRIIPRHLQLAIRNDEELNKLLSGVTIAQGGVLPNIQAVLLPKKTEKKA; this is translated from the coding sequence ATGTCTGGACGCGGCAAAGGAGGCAAAGTTAAGGGAAAGGCAAAGTCCCGCTCAAATCGCGCCGGTCTTCAATTTCCCGTTGGTCGAATCCACCGTCTGCTGAGAAAGGGAAATTACGCCGAACGTGTCGGTGCTGGAGCACCCGTCTATTTGGCAGCTGTGATGGAATATCTCGCTGCAGAAGTGTTGGAACTGGCAGGAAATGCTGCTCGTGACAACAAGAAGACCAGAATCATCCCGCGTCAtctgcagctggccattcgCAACGATGAGGAGTTGAACAAACTACTCTCAGGAGTCACCATTGCTCAGGGTGGTGTTCTGCCAAACATCCAAGCCGTACTACTGcccaagaagaccgaaaagaagGCCTAA
- the LOC131679996 gene encoding histone H2B — translation MAPKTSGKAAKKSGKAQKSIVKGDKKKRKQRRKESYAIYIYKVLKQVHPDTGVSSKAMSIMNSFVNDIFERIANEASRLAHYNKRSTITSREVQTAVRLLLPGELAKHAVSEGTKAVTKYTSSK, via the coding sequence ATGGCACCGAAAACCAGTGGAAAGGCCGCCAAAAAATCCGGCAAGGCACAGAAGAGCATTGTGAAGGGAGACAAAAAGAAGCGTAAGCAACGCCGAAAGGAAAGCTACGCCATCTACATCTACAAGGTTTTGAAACAAGTCCACCCTGACACCGGAGTCTCTTCAAAAGCCATGAGCATCATGAACAGCTTTGTTAACGACATTTTCGAACGCATTGCTAACGAGGCTTCTCGTCTGGCACATTACAACAAACGCTCGACGATCACTTCCCGCGAggttcaaaccgccgtccgtttgctgctgccgGGAGAGTTGGCTAAACACGCCGTCTCGGAAGGCACCAAAGCCGTCACcaaatacaccagctccaagtaa
- the LOC131680041 gene encoding histone H4, with product MTGRGKGGKGLGKGGAKRHRKVLRDNIQGITKPAIRRLARRGGVKRISGLIYEETRGVLKVFLENVIRDAVTYTEHAKRKTVTAMDVVYALKRQGRTLYGFGG from the coding sequence ATGACTGGACGCGGTAAAGGAGGAAAGGGACTCGGAAAAGGAGGcgccaagcgtcatcgcaaggttcttcgtgataacatccagggaatcaccaagcCCGCCATTCGCCgcctggctcgtcgtggtggtgtaaaacgtaTCTCCGGTCTGATCTACGAGGAGACACGAGGAGTGCTGAAGGTGTTCttggaaaatgtcatccgagatgccgtcacctacactgaacacgccaagcgcaagaCCGTCACCGCAATGGATGTCGTCTATGCACTGAAGCgacagggacgcactttgtacgGTTTTGGAGGTTAA
- the LOC131679950 gene encoding histone H3 — protein sequence MARTKQTARKSTGGKAPRKQLATKAARKSAPATGGVKKPHRYRPGTVALREIRRYQKSTELLIRKLPFQRLVREIAQDFKTDLRFQSSAVMALQEASEAYLVGLFEDTNLCAIHAKRVTIMPKDIQLARRIRGERA from the coding sequence ATGGCTCGTACCAAGCAGACTGCTCGTAAATCAACTGGAGGAAAGGCTCCTCGCAAGCAGCTGGCAACGAAGGCTGCTCGTAAAAGTGCTCCGGCTACTGGTGGAGTAAAGAAGCCTCATCGTTATCGTCCGGGAACAGTCGCTCTTCGTGAGATCCGTCGTTACCAGAAGTCGACTGAACTTTTGATCCGCAAGCTcccattccagcgtctggttcgtgaaaTCGCTCAAGATTTTAAGACCGACTTGCGTTTCCAGAGTTCTGCTGTTATGGCCCTGCAGGAAGCCAGTGAAGCGTATCTGGTTGGCTTGTTCGAAGACACTAATCTGTGCGCGATCCATGCCAAGCGAGTCACCATCATGCCAAAAGACATTCAACTGGCTCGTCGTATCCGTGGCGAACGTGCTTAA
- the LOC131679934 gene encoding histone H1B-like, whose amino-acid sequence MAETATEVVAAAPVAASPAKAPKKAKAAKSGTAKPKKPSTHPPVNDMVLAAIKTLKERNGSSLQAIKKYIAANYKCDVAKLAPFIKKALKSGVEKGKLSQTKGTGASGSFKVKADAKKPAGEKKPKKAAAAKKPKKAAGEKKAAAKKPAGEKKAKKPKAAAAKKSVAKKAKAAPAKAAKKEAAPKQKATKPTKAVTNKPKTPKPKKAAPAKKAAPKKAAAKK is encoded by the coding sequence ATGGCTGAAACCGCTACCGAAGTTGTTGCTGCGGCGCCTGTTGCTGCCTCTCCGGCCAAGGCCCCAAAGAAGGCCAAGGCTGCCAAGAGCGGCACTGCGAAACCGAAAAAGCCATCGACCCATCCGCCAGTGAACGATATGGTTCTAGCTGCCATCAAGACCCTGAAGGAACGCAACGGTTCATCGCTGCAGGCCATCAAGAAATACATCGCCGCCAACTATAAGTGTGACGTCGCCAAGCTGGCTCCATTTATCAAGAAGGCTCTGAAATCGGGCGTCGAAAAGGGAAAGCTTTCCCAGACTAAGGGAACTGGCGCTTCCGGATCGTTCAAGGTTAAGGCCGACGCTAAGAAACCGGCTGGTGAGAAAAAACCGAAGAAGGCTGCTGCCGCCAAGAAGCCCAAGAAGGCTGCTGGAGAGAAAAAAGCGGCTGCCAAGAAACCAGCTGGCGAGAAGAAGGCTAAGAAGCCGAAAGCTGCTGCCGCTAAGAAATCTGTGGCGAAGAAAGCCAAGGCAGCCCCTGCAAAGGCCGCCAAGAAGGAAGCTGCTCCCAAACAGAAAGCCACCAAACCAACGAAAGCCGTAACAAACAAGCCGAAGACCCcgaagccaaagaaggccgcacCAGCCAAGAAAGCTGCCCCAAAGAAAGCCGCCGCCAAGAAGTAA
- the LOC131676070 gene encoding histone H1B-like, which translates to MAETATEVAAAAPATASPAKAPKKAKAAKSAPAKPKKPSTHPPVNDMVLAAIKTLKERNGSSLQAIKKYIAANYKCDVAKLAPFIKKALKSGVEKGKLAQTKGTGASGSFKVKADAKKPAGEKKPKKAAAAKKPKKAAGEKKAAAKKPAGEKKAKKPKAAAAKKSVAKKAKAAPAKAAKKAAAPKQKATKPTKAVANKPKTPKPKKAAPAKKAAPKKAAAKKLIQLIPNIAFIGST; encoded by the coding sequence ATGGCTGAAACCGCTACCGAAGTTGCTGCTGCCGCCCCTGCTACCGCTTCTCCGGCCAAGGCTCCGAAGAAGGCGAAGGCTGCCAAAAGTGCCCCTGCTAAACCGAAAAAGCCCTCGACCCATCCACCAGTGAATGATATGGTTCTGGCTGCCATCAAGACCCTGAAGGAACGCAACGGTTCTTCGCTGCAGGCCATCAAGAAATACATCGCCGCCAACTATAAGTGTGACGTCGCCAAGTTGGCTCCATTTATCAAAAAGGCCTTGAAATCGGGCGTTGAGAAGGGAAAGCTTGCTCAGACTAAGGGTACTGGCGCTTCCGGATCGTTCAAGGTTAAGGCCGACGCTAAGAAACCTGCTGGTGAGAAAAAGCCGAAGAAGGCTGCTGCCGCCAAGAAGCCCAAGAAGGCTGCTGGAGAGAAAAAGGCGGCTGCCAAGAAACCAGCTGGCGAGAAGAAGGCTAAGAAGCCGAAAGCTGCTGCCGCTAAGAAATCTGTGGCGAAGAAAGCCAAGGCAGCCCCTGCAAAGGCCGCCAAGAAGGCAGCTGCTCCCAAACAGAAAGCCACCAAGCCAACGAAAGCCGTTGCAAACAAGCCGAAAACCCCGAAGCCAAAGAAGGCAGCACCAGCCAAGAAAGCTGCTCCAAAAAAAGCCGCCGCCAAGAAGTTAATTCAGTTGATACCGAATATTGCTTTTATTGGCTCAACATAA
- the LOC131679971 gene encoding histone H2A produces MSGRGKGGKVKGKAKSRSNRAGLQFPVGRIHRLLRKGNYAERVGAGAPVYLAAVMEYLAAEVLELAGNAARDNKKTRIIPRHLQLAIRNDEELNKLLSGVTIAQGGVLPNIQAVLLPKKTEKKA; encoded by the coding sequence ATGTCTGGACGCGGTAAAGGAGGCAAAGTTAAGGGAAAGGCAAAGTCCCGCTCGAATCGTGCTGGTCTTCAGTTCCCTGTGGGCCGTATCCACCGTCTGTTGAGGAAAGGAAACTACGCCGAACGTGTTGGAGCCGGAGCACCCGTCTATCTGGCGGCTGTGATGGAATACCTCGCGGCTGAAGTGTTGGAATTGGCAGGAAAcgctgcccgtgacaacaagaagaccagaatcatcccgcgtcatctgcagctggccattcgCAACGATGAGGAGTTGAACAAGCTGCTCTCTGGAGTGACCATTGCTCAGGGTGGTGTTCTGCCAAACATCCAGGCTGTACTACTGcccaagaagaccgaaaagaagGCTTAA
- the LOC131680034 gene encoding histone H4 — translation MTGRGKGGKGLGKGGAKRHRKVLRDNIQGITKPAIRRLARRGGVKRISGLIYEETRGVLKVFLENVIRDAVTYTEHAKRKTVTAMDVVYALKRQGRTLYGFGG, via the coding sequence ATGACTGGACGCGGTAAAGGAGGAAAGGGACTCGGAAAAGGAGGCGcaaagcgtcatcgcaaggttcttcgcgataacatccagggaatcaccaagcCCGCCATTCgccgtctggctcgtcgtggtggtgtaaaacgtaTCTCCGGTCTGATCTACGAGGAGACACGAGGAGTGCTGAAGGTGTTCttggaaaatgtcatccgagatgccgtcacctacactgaacacgccaagcgcaagaCCGTCACCGCAATGGATGTCGTCTATGCCCTGAAGCgtcagggacgcactttgtacgGTTTTGGAGGTTAA
- the LOC131679926 gene encoding histone H1B-like: MTETATEVVAAAPAAASPAKAPKKAKAAKSGTAKPKKPSTHPPVNDMVLAAIKTLKERNGSSLQAIKKYIAANYKCDVAKLAPFIKKALKSGVEKGKLSQTKGTGASGSFKVKADAKKPAGEKKPKKAAAAKKPKKAAGEKKAAAKKPAGEKKAKKPKAAAAKKSVAKKAKAAPAKAAKKAAAPKQKATKPSKAAANKPKTPKPKKAAPTKKAAPKKAAAKK; encoded by the coding sequence ATGACTGAAACCGCTACCGAAGTTGTTGCTGCGGCACCTGCTGCTGCCTCTCCGGCCAAGGCCCCAAAGAAGGCCAAGGCTGCCAAGAGCGGCACTGCGAAACCGAAAAAGCCATCGACCCATCCGCCAGTGAACGATATGGTTCTAGCTGCCATCAAGACCCTGAAGGAACGCAACGGTTCATCGCTGCAGGCCATCAAGAAATACATCGCCGCCAACTATAAGTGTGACGTCGCCAAGCTGGCTCCATTTATCAAGAAGGCTCTGAAATCGGGCGTCGAAAAGGGAAAGCTTTCCCAGACTAAGGGAACTGGCGCTTCCGGATCGTTCAAGGTTAAGGCCGACGCTAAGAAACCGGCTGGTGAGAAAAAACCGAAAAAGGCTGCTGCCGCCAAGAAGCCCAAGAAGGCTGCTGGAGAGAAAAAAGCGGCTGCCAAGAAACCAGCTGGCGAGAAGAAGGCTAAGAAGCCGAAAGCTGCTGCCGCTAAGAAATCTGTGGCGAAGAAAGCCAAGGCCGCCCCTGCAAAGGCCGCCAAGAAGGCAGCTGCTCCTAAACAGAAAGCCACCAAGCCATCGAAGGCAGCAGCCAACAAGCCGAAGACCCcgaagccaaagaaggccgcacCAACCAAGAAAGCTGCTCCAAAAAAGGCCGCCGCCAAGAAGTAA
- the LOC131680018 gene encoding histone H4, protein MTGRGKGGKGLGKGGAKRHRKVLRDNIQGITKPAIRRLARRGGVKRISGLIYEETRGVLKVFLENVIRDAVTYTEHAKRKTVTAMDVVYALKRQGRTLYGFGG, encoded by the coding sequence ATGACTGGACGCGGCAAAGGAGGAAAGGGACTCGGAAAAGGAGGcgccaagcgtcatcgcaaggttcttcgtgataacatccagggaatcaccaagcCCGCCATTCgccgtctggctcgtcgtggtggtgtaaaacgcATCTCCGGTCTGATCTACGAGGAGACACGAGGAGTGCTGAAGGTGTTcctggaaaatgtcatccgagatgccgttacctacactgaacacgccaagcgcaagaCCGTCACCGCAATGGATGTCGTTTATGCACTGAAGCGACAGGGACGTACTTTGTACGGATTTGGAGGTTAA